The Myotis daubentonii chromosome 9, mMyoDau2.1, whole genome shotgun sequence genome has a segment encoding these proteins:
- the VPS37C gene encoding vacuolar protein sorting-associated protein 37C isoform X1, translating to MSVSKRRRRSEDGEREKPGLTPLVSGAMETLKDKTLQELEEMQNDPEAIDRLAQEAPEVQDLQLEREMALATNRSLAERNLEFQGPLEISRSNLSDKYQELRKLVERCQEQKAKLEKFSSALQPGALLDLLQIEGMKIEEESEAMAEKFLEGEVPLETFLEDFSAMRRLAHLRRVRVEKLQDAMRKPRASQQPAGASTPPLRPPPPSRPVPAATPPAAEEQPPPPPPASGVPPYPLPYSPSPGLPMGPTAQGALPPAPFPVMSQPSFSYSGPLGPPFPSAQPGPRAAGGYSWSPQRSTPPRPGYPAPASGASGPGYPLSGGRARSPGYPQQPSYPAAGGKPPYPTQPQFPSFPGQPQPTGPPQPPYPRGPAPPYGFPPPQGPAWPGY from the exons GGAGCGATGGAGACCCTGAAAGACAAGACcctgcaggagctggaggagatgCAGAACGACCCGGAGGCCATTGACCGGCTGGCCCAGGAGGCCCCTGAG GTCCAGGACCTTCAGCTGGAGCGCGAGATGGCGCTGGCCACCAACCGCAGCCTGGCCGAGCGGAACCTGGAGTTCCAGGGCCCCCTGGAGATCAGCCGCTCGAATCTCTCGGACAAGTACCAGGAGCTCCGGAAGCTTGTGGAGCGGTGCCAGGAGCAGAAGGCCAAGCTGG AGAAATTCTCGTCGGCGCTGCAGCCGGGGGCCCTGTTAGACCTGCTGCAGATCGAGGGCATGAAGATAGAAGAAGAGTCTGAG GCCATGGCTGAGAAGTTCCTGGAGGGCGAGGTGCCCTTGGAGACGTTCCTGGAGGACTTCTCGGCCATGAGGAGGCTGGCGCACCTGCGCCGTGTTCGCGTGGAGAAGCTCCAGGACGCGATGAGGAAGCCCAGAGCTTCCCAGCAGCCCGCGGGCGCCAGCACCCCTCCTCTCCGCCCACCCCCCCCATCTCGCCCGGTCCCCGCGGCCACCCCCCCTGCGGCGGAGGagcagccacccccacccccgccggcgTCGGGGGTGCCTCCCTACCCTCTGCCCTACAGCCCGTCTCCCGGCTTGCCCATGGGCCCCACCGCCCAGGGCGCGCTGCCGCCCGCACCCTTCCCCGTGATGTCCCAGCCCTCCTTCTCCTACAGCGGGCCTTTGGGCCCCCCTTTCCCGTCAGCCCAGCCGgggcccagggctgctgggggctACTCTTGGTCCCCACAGCGGAGCACGCCGCCCCGGCCTGGCTATCCCGCGCCTGCCTCTGGTGCCTCTGGCCCCGGGTACCCCTTGTCGGGGGGCCGGGCTCGCAGTCCTGGTTACCCTCAACAGCCCTCCTACCCCGCGGCGGGAGGAAAACCTCCTTACCCGACGCAGCCCCAGTTCCCCAGCTTCCcgggccagccccagcccacaggcccccctCAGCCTCCCTACCCCCGCGGGCCGGCCCCTCCCTACGGGTTCCCGCCGCCTCAGGGTCCTGCCTGGCCTGGGTATTAG
- the VPS37C gene encoding vacuolar protein sorting-associated protein 37C isoform X2, producing the protein METLKDKTLQELEEMQNDPEAIDRLAQEAPEVQDLQLEREMALATNRSLAERNLEFQGPLEISRSNLSDKYQELRKLVERCQEQKAKLEKFSSALQPGALLDLLQIEGMKIEEESEAMAEKFLEGEVPLETFLEDFSAMRRLAHLRRVRVEKLQDAMRKPRASQQPAGASTPPLRPPPPSRPVPAATPPAAEEQPPPPPPASGVPPYPLPYSPSPGLPMGPTAQGALPPAPFPVMSQPSFSYSGPLGPPFPSAQPGPRAAGGYSWSPQRSTPPRPGYPAPASGASGPGYPLSGGRARSPGYPQQPSYPAAGGKPPYPTQPQFPSFPGQPQPTGPPQPPYPRGPAPPYGFPPPQGPAWPGY; encoded by the exons ATGGAGACCCTGAAAGACAAGACcctgcaggagctggaggagatgCAGAACGACCCGGAGGCCATTGACCGGCTGGCCCAGGAGGCCCCTGAG GTCCAGGACCTTCAGCTGGAGCGCGAGATGGCGCTGGCCACCAACCGCAGCCTGGCCGAGCGGAACCTGGAGTTCCAGGGCCCCCTGGAGATCAGCCGCTCGAATCTCTCGGACAAGTACCAGGAGCTCCGGAAGCTTGTGGAGCGGTGCCAGGAGCAGAAGGCCAAGCTGG AGAAATTCTCGTCGGCGCTGCAGCCGGGGGCCCTGTTAGACCTGCTGCAGATCGAGGGCATGAAGATAGAAGAAGAGTCTGAG GCCATGGCTGAGAAGTTCCTGGAGGGCGAGGTGCCCTTGGAGACGTTCCTGGAGGACTTCTCGGCCATGAGGAGGCTGGCGCACCTGCGCCGTGTTCGCGTGGAGAAGCTCCAGGACGCGATGAGGAAGCCCAGAGCTTCCCAGCAGCCCGCGGGCGCCAGCACCCCTCCTCTCCGCCCACCCCCCCCATCTCGCCCGGTCCCCGCGGCCACCCCCCCTGCGGCGGAGGagcagccacccccacccccgccggcgTCGGGGGTGCCTCCCTACCCTCTGCCCTACAGCCCGTCTCCCGGCTTGCCCATGGGCCCCACCGCCCAGGGCGCGCTGCCGCCCGCACCCTTCCCCGTGATGTCCCAGCCCTCCTTCTCCTACAGCGGGCCTTTGGGCCCCCCTTTCCCGTCAGCCCAGCCGgggcccagggctgctgggggctACTCTTGGTCCCCACAGCGGAGCACGCCGCCCCGGCCTGGCTATCCCGCGCCTGCCTCTGGTGCCTCTGGCCCCGGGTACCCCTTGTCGGGGGGCCGGGCTCGCAGTCCTGGTTACCCTCAACAGCCCTCCTACCCCGCGGCGGGAGGAAAACCTCCTTACCCGACGCAGCCCCAGTTCCCCAGCTTCCcgggccagccccagcccacaggcccccctCAGCCTCCCTACCCCCGCGGGCCGGCCCCTCCCTACGGGTTCCCGCCGCCTCAGGGTCCTGCCTGGCCTGGGTATTAG
- the CD5 gene encoding T-cell surface glycoprotein CD5, whose product MESPPMPLAALCLLGVLVTACLGASPWLEPEFPVNLRGSSSQCQGQIEVLFDGRWHTVDSRSWGRSPGRQWHPSVASPLCQKMKCREALLLGPVPSFSSPRNHVTCHGTPCSFSHCNASNARQAEPLSLICLEPLKTTPPPTRPLPTTTPEPAAPPRLRLVPGPGGLRCAGVVEFYSGRLGGAVGYEDQDSTEALGDRICEALQCGSFLKHLPEAEAEGTPAPGARRPLPIRWRAQNASCASLEQCFLRAQPWEGGRALALVCSDFQPQVQSRLVGGSGVCAGSVEVRQGQGRQWEALCHSPSAKGAARWAEVCQEQQCGPVSSYQVLEAGEKDTRGLVCFGEKLSQCHQLQERRAHCKRVFLTCQDPNPAGPSTGTVMSIILALVLLAVLLVMCGPLAYKKLVKKFRQKKQRQWIGPTGMNQSMSFHRDHGTTVRRSQVENPTAAHLENEYSQPPRNSQLSAYPALEGALRRVSAQPDNSSDSDYDLHGAQRL is encoded by the exons ATGGAGTCGCCGCCAATGCCGCTAGCCGCCCTCTGCCTGCTGGGGGTGCTGG TCACCGCCTGCCTCGGAGCGTCCCCCTGGCTGGAACCAG AGTTCCCGGTGAACCTCCGGGGCTCCAGCTCGCAGTGCCAGGGCCAGATAGAGGTCCTCTTCGATGGCCGGTGGCACACAGTGGACAGCCGGAGCTGGGGCCGGAGCCCGGGCCGCCAGTGGCACCCCAGCGTGGCCTCCCCGCTCTGCCAGAAAATGAAGTGCAGGGAAGCCTTGCTCCTCGGCCCGGTCCCTTCCTTCAGCAGCCCCCGGAACCACGTCACCTGCCACGGAACGCCCTGCTCCTTCTCCCACTGCAACGCCAGCAATGCCCGCCAGGCGGAGCCCCTGAGCCTGATCTGCTTAG AACCACTGAAGACGACCCCTCCTCCCACAAGGCCTCTGCCCACAACCACTCCAGAGCCCGCAG ctcctccccggcTGCGGCTGGTGCCAGGGCCCGGGGGCCTGCGGTGTGCGGGCGTGGTGGAATTCTACAGCGGCCGCCTGGGCGGTGCCGTGGGCTACGAGGACCAGGACAGCACCGAGGCCCTGGGGGACCGCATCTGCGAGGCCCTCCAGTGTGGCTCCTTCCTGAAACACCTGCCGGAGGCGGAGGCCGAGGGGACCCCGGCCCCAGGGGCGCGCCGGCCGCTGCCCATCCGATGGAGGGCCCAGAACGCCAGCTGTGCCTCCCTGGAGCAGTGCTTCctgagggcccagccctgggagggCGGCCGGGCCCTCGCCCTCGTCTGCTCTG atttcCAGCCCCAGGTGCAGAGCCGCCTGGTGGGGGGCAGCGGCGTGTGCGCGGGCTCCGTGGAGGtgcgccagggccagggccggcaGTGGGAAGCCCTGTGCCACAGCCCCTCGGCCAAGGGCGCGGCGCGGTGGGCGGAGGTGTGCCAGGAGCAGCAGTGCGGGCCGGTCAGCTCCTACCAGGTGCTGGAGGCCGGCGAGAAGGACACGCGGGGGCTGGTCTGCTTCGGGGAGAAGCTGTCCCAGTGCCACCAGCTGCAGGAGCGGCGAGCCCACTGCAAGCGGGTGTTCCTCACGT gccagGACCCCAACCCGGCGGGCCCGAGCACCGGCACCGTGATGAGCATCATCCTGGCCCTGGTGCTGCTGGCTGTGCTGCTGGTCATGTGCGGGCCTCTCGCCTACAAGAAGCTGGTGAAGAAAT TCCGACAGAAGAAGCAGCGCCAGTGGATTGGCCCGACCGGGATGAACCAGAGCA TGTCTTTCCATCGCGATCACGGGACGACTGTCCGCCGGTCGCAGGTTGAGAACCCCACAGCCGCGCACCTGGAGAACGAGTACAGCCAGCCCCCCAGGAACTCGCAGCTCTCCGCGTACCCAG CTCTGGAGGGGGCCCTGCGCCGCGTGTCCGCCCAGCCCGATAACTCCTCCGACAGCGACTACGACCTGCACGGGGCTCAGAGGCTGTGA